ATCCCCATGTCGAGCAACTGCAGCGTCAGGAACAGGTCCCGGTTGAGCTGGGTCGCGTCGACGACGTTGACGACCGCGTCGGCTTCGAGAACGATCTCGCGGGTCACTCGCTCTTCCTCGTCGAAGCTGGAGATCCCGTAGACACCGGGGGTGTCGGTCAGTTTCGCGTCGCCGAAAGCGGCCTCGGTCGTGTCGACGGTCGTTCCCGGGTAGTTCGAGACGTCGACGTACTGCTCGGCGAGCTCGCCGAAAACGACGCTCTTGCCGACGTTCGGACAGCCGACCAGCGCGACCGTCTCGTCGGCGTCGACCTCGTTGTCGCGGGTCTCGTGACAGCTCATCTATCGGCCCCCGCTCGCGAGATTTCGATCTCGGCGGCCAGATCGGCCCCGAGTGCCATTTCCGTGCCGTTGCGCCTGAGAACGATCGGCCCCTTCCGGAGCCGATGGCGACACTCCACGGTTCCGTCCAGAAAACCGAGCCTGAGCAGGCGCGCCCGGACGTCGTCGTCCGGTACCTGCTCCAGCGAGACGGACTCGCCCGGGGCCGTGTCGGCCAGCACCTCAGTCATTTAGGTCCACCTAACTGAAGATAGCCAACCAAAGGGGTAAAGAAAGGGCGACGGTTCCCAGGCGCTGAAAACAGATATTGACAATTGTGTAGAATTCGGCCAGCCAAAACCATGCGGCAGTGCGGTTTTGTGTACGACAGTGCAAGCAAGATTGTGACGAGTGGCACCTACACGCTGTTGATCGAGCTGCCCGAGTCGGTGACGATCACGTTCGGGGCGGCCGGCGAGCGCGAACTGGCGGCCGGAACGTATGCCTACACCGGCAGCGCGTTCGGCCCGGGTGGGTTCTCCCGGATCGATCGCCACCGACGAGTGGCGAGTGGCGAAAACGACGCGCGCCACTGGCATGTCGATTACCTGCTCGGCCATCCGGGCACGCGGATCGTCGAGGTCGTCCGCTCGGCCGAGGCCGACATCGAGTGTGCGGTCAGCCGGCGTCTGGCCGGCGAGCCGATCGAGGGGGTCGGTGCGTCGGACTGCGACTGTAACAGCCATCTGGTGTACGGCGGCGAGGGCGAAGCGTTTCCGGACGAAGTTCGGCGGACACACGCGAGTGCGCGAAACGATTGAGTTCGTAGAACGACTCGAGACCTAAGACGGCTTTCGTTCGCCGGAAATCGTTGCGAGGGATCGCGTCGCTACTCTCGAATTAGTCGCCAGAGAAGTAGTCCTGGGAGGATTCGAACCTCCGTCGAGGGCCCCAGAAGCCCGCATGATTGGCCACTACACCACAGGACTGCATTCGACAGAATGCCGTGGGTTTACTAAATGTTGTCGCTTTCTTCTGGGGTAACTACGAGGCGCTCGTAGTGTTCTTTCCGATGGCAATTCGCGCAGAGAACGACACACTTCTCGACTTCTGCGCGTATATCCGACTCGGGTTTGCCATTGGCAATCATTTCGCTGACACCTGCGTATTTCTCCGAGACGTGATGAAACTGCAAACACACTGGATCGGTCTCCGAGCAACGCTGACAGCCACGCGTGCGCTTGTACTCGTAAGCCCACTGCCGGAGCCGTTCCACTCTAGTCTGAGGCCCTTCCACCATCACGTGCGCCTCTGGCGCTGAAACGTGTTCTTTTGCGTGGCAATTTGCACACAGAATCTCACATTTCTCCATTTCGGCCTCGATATCGGATTTCGAGTATCCGTACGGGATCATCTTGTTGACGGCCATCTCCTTGTCCCCACTCGATAGGTGATGGAAATCAAGACAGGCCGGGTCAGACTCGGTGCAGTTGCGACATCCGTCACTGTTGGCTTTTCGCTCGTGTATCCACTCGCGAAGGCGCGCACGGCGTTTGAGGGTCCGTTCGGTATTCCACTCCCGGTTTTTGTAATGCCAGCGTTGATATCTCGTGAGGTCTTCCCAGATGAGTTCGTCTGGAAGATCGACGTCATCCGGTTTGGGCTGGACGCGGGATCCGTGCGAGTCATACGTCTCCAGCCCCGCCGCTTCCTTCGCGTCGTTCCAACCGCCCATCACGCGCTGAATCGTGCCCGAGGCAGGAGTTAGCCCCAACCCCTCGTACTGGGCTTTCGTCGGAGACTCGCCCAGCGCCTCGGCGGCTTCCCGCAGCGCATCGACACACTCGGACTCGGTGGTCACACCACACGTTGTGCCGTCTTCCGGGATAAAGAGATGGGACGTACCCGTTTCCGATGAGATAGCTCGGAAAACACAGTCTGGACCGTCTTTCGGCATTCTATATACACGATAATAGAGGTCTTAGCAAACGCTATTCCGCACCCCTTCGTCTCGGCAGATATGACCGATAATGTCAAACTCGGTTTCGTCTGTGTCCAGAACGCGGGTCGAAGCCAGATGTCAGCCGCGTTCGCGCGCCGAGAATGGGACCGACGAGGGCTGAACGGGGATGTCCAAATACTCACCGGCGGGACCGACCCCGCCGAAGAGGTCCATCCGGAAGTCGTCGAGGCGATGGCCGAACTCGACATCGATATCTCCGACCGCCAGCCCCGGGCGGTCTCGACGGACGAACTGAACGACTGTGACGTCGTCGCCACCATGGGCTGTTCGACGCTCGAACTCGACGCCGACGTCGACGTCCGCGACTGGACCTTGGAGGACCCACACGGCAAAGACGTCGAAACCGTCCGCGAGATCCGCGAGGAGACCGAGGGTCGGGTCACCGACCTCTTCGAGGAGTTCGTCGAGGCGTAGCTGATTCGAGGTCCAACAAGCCCTGATTGCCGGTCGCTCTCGCGAGCGCCATCGAGCGCGATCACGAGCGCGGTCGCCCGCCTCGTGGTCCGGTACGTGCGCCACTTGCCCTCTTTGCGGCGGGTCACCAGTCCGGTTGAGCTTCGACAGCGCGTGGCTGATCGCCCTGTCGCTGACGTTGAGCAGCGGCGCGAACGCACGGTGCGCGTCAGAGCACAATCCTCACGATCGATTCTGTTTCAATAGTTTTTGAAACCATCAACTATATGTGGGTCTGCGTTTTAGATTGATTTGAAATGGTGGTCGCACCGTGACGCCGATCGACGTGCTCGTGCCGATAATACGGGCCGGAATCGACGAGACGCTGTCGTACCTGACGCTGCACGTCATCACGTGCCTGGTGCCTGCGTTTTTCATCGCGGGCGGGATCTCCGCGGTGTTGTCGGACCGGTTCATCGAGAAGTATTTGAGCAGCGACGCACCCAAGCTTCAGGCGTACTCCATCGCGTCGGTGTCGGGAGTCGCGCTGGCGGTGTGTAGCTGTACGATCCTCCCGATGTTCGCCGGCCTCTACAAGAAGGGCGCGGGGATCGGTCCCGCGACAGCCTTCCTGTTCTCGGGCCCGGCGATCAACGTCCTGGCGATCGTGTTCACCGCCCGCGTGCTCGGGTTACCGCTGGGCGGCGCGCGAGCGTTCTTCGCGGTCGCGATGGCCGCCGGGATCGGCCTGACGATGGCGCTGGTCTTCGGGAGTGGCGACGACAGCGAGTCGCCCGAGGGGCAGACCGTCGCCACCGACGGGGGCCAGATCGTCGCCGAGCGCGACCGCCCCCTCTGGGTGACGGGCGGCTTTTTCGGCAGTCAGGTCGCGATCTTGCTGATCGCCGCCACCGGCCTGCTCACCTGGGCGGTCAAGGCCCCGCTGCTCGCGCCGTGGTTCG
This window of the Halapricum desulfuricans genome carries:
- a CDS encoding FeoA family protein, with protein sequence MTEVLADTAPGESVSLEQVPDDDVRARLLRLGFLDGTVECRHRLRKGPIVLRRNGTEMALGADLAAEIEISRAGADR
- a CDS encoding GIY-YIG nuclease family protein → MRQCGFVYDSASKIVTSGTYTLLIELPESVTITFGAAGERELAAGTYAYTGSAFGPGGFSRIDRHRRVASGENDARHWHVDYLLGHPGTRIVEVVRSAEADIECAVSRRLAGEPIEGVGASDCDCNSHLVYGGEGEAFPDEVRRTHASARND
- a CDS encoding homing endonuclease associated repeat-containing protein is translated as MTTESECVDALREAAEALGESPTKAQYEGLGLTPASGTIQRVMGGWNDAKEAAGLETYDSHGSRVQPKPDDVDLPDELIWEDLTRYQRWHYKNREWNTERTLKRRARLREWIHERKANSDGCRNCTESDPACLDFHHLSSGDKEMAVNKMIPYGYSKSDIEAEMEKCEILCANCHAKEHVSAPEAHVMVEGPQTRVERLRQWAYEYKRTRGCQRCSETDPVCLQFHHVSEKYAGVSEMIANGKPESDIRAEVEKCVVLCANCHRKEHYERLVVTPEESDNI
- a CDS encoding arsenate-mycothiol transferase ArsC produces the protein MTDNVKLGFVCVQNAGRSQMSAAFARREWDRRGLNGDVQILTGGTDPAEEVHPEVVEAMAELDIDISDRQPRAVSTDELNDCDVVATMGCSTLELDADVDVRDWTLEDPHGKDVETVREIREETEGRVTDLFEEFVEA
- a CDS encoding permease — protein: MTPIDVLVPIIRAGIDETLSYLTLHVITCLVPAFFIAGGISAVLSDRFIEKYLSSDAPKLQAYSIASVSGVALAVCSCTILPMFAGLYKKGAGIGPATAFLFSGPAINVLAIVFTARVLGLPLGGARAFFAVAMAAGIGLTMALVFGSGDDSESPEGQTVATDGGQIVAERDRPLWVTGGFFGSQVAILLIAATGLLTWAVKAPLLAPWFALLGYLLYTQFDRDVIDEWLQETWFFTKAIFPLLIAGTFVIGIIGAMAAMAQGMGPLETVTTDAGETFTAHQVAPGLLTQGIFGETTLLSSGLASVIGAVLYMPTLLEVPIIGSLFGYTNGLMADGPALALLLAGPSLSLPNMLVIWKTIGTKRTALYISLVAVSATVAGLIWGLLIV